In Mycobacterium gallinarum, a single window of DNA contains:
- a CDS encoding ferredoxin, whose product MKVSVDEDKCAGHGMCLTLCPEVFEMTDDGWAVAKPGEVPAELESAAKDAIANCPEQAISEIDG is encoded by the coding sequence ATGAAGGTCAGCGTTGACGAAGACAAGTGCGCCGGCCACGGCATGTGCCTGACGCTGTGCCCCGAGGTGTTCGAGATGACCGACGACGGTTGGGCGGTCGCGAAGCCGGGTGAGGTGCCTGCGGAGCTCGAGAGCGCAGCCAAGGACGCCATCGCGAACTGTCCAGAACAGGCTATCTCTGAAATCGACGGTTAA
- a CDS encoding TauD/TfdA dioxygenase family protein, with the protein MSLLTINKLTSSVGAEVVGLDPDRLASDDALAEAVLEALEDNGVLVFPGLGLQPEAQVAFCRRLGDIDHSSDGHHPVAGIYPVTLDKSKNASAAYLRATFDWHIDGCTPLHDECPQKATVLSAKQVAEHGGETEFANSYAAYDAFSDEEKRRFGSLRVVHSLEASQRRVNPDPSPELVARWRSRPTHEHPLVWTHRSGRKSLVLGASADYVVGMDLDEGRALLAELLDRATQPDLVYRHSWSVGDTVIWDNNGVLHRAAPYDPDSPREMLRTTVLGHEPIQ; encoded by the coding sequence ATGAGTCTGCTGACGATCAACAAACTCACCTCCTCGGTCGGTGCCGAGGTCGTCGGGCTGGATCCCGACCGGCTGGCCTCCGACGATGCGCTGGCCGAAGCGGTGCTCGAAGCACTGGAAGACAATGGCGTGCTGGTCTTTCCGGGGTTGGGCCTGCAACCCGAGGCGCAGGTGGCGTTCTGCCGTCGACTCGGCGACATCGACCACTCCTCCGACGGGCACCATCCCGTCGCAGGCATCTATCCCGTCACGCTCGACAAGTCCAAGAACGCTTCCGCCGCCTATTTGCGCGCGACCTTCGATTGGCACATCGACGGGTGCACACCGCTGCACGATGAATGCCCGCAGAAGGCCACCGTGCTGTCGGCCAAGCAGGTGGCCGAGCACGGCGGCGAGACCGAGTTCGCCAACTCCTATGCGGCCTATGACGCATTCAGCGACGAGGAAAAGCGGCGGTTCGGATCGCTGCGGGTGGTGCACTCGCTGGAGGCCTCGCAACGTCGGGTCAACCCCGACCCATCGCCCGAGCTGGTCGCGCGCTGGCGCAGCCGCCCCACCCACGAGCACCCTCTGGTGTGGACACATCGCAGCGGCCGCAAGTCGCTGGTGCTCGGGGCATCGGCGGACTATGTCGTCGGAATGGACCTCGACGAGGGTCGGGCGCTGCTCGCCGAGCTGCTGGACCGCGCCACCCAGCCCGACCTGGTCTATCGCCACAGCTGGTCGGTCGGGGACACCGTCATCTGGGACAACAACGGCGTCCTGCACCGAGCAGCGCCCTATGACCCCGATTCACCTCGGGAAATGCTGCGAACCACCGTTTTGGGACACGAGCCGATCCAATAA
- a CDS encoding cytochrome P450, with product MTASKVVFDPFSEEYFNGPWDIYRRMREETPVYYNEAEDFYALSRHEDVAAAYKDFATYSSAYGLDLAMVRSGEPPPMKMIILMDPPEHRHMRSLVNKVFTPRAIEAMRPMVTETIDRYLNAADPASFDVVQDFSAYFPVDIITTMLGVPEDKRQQVREWVDTSLHREPGQIDMSEEGMAAIAEAMGLYFQLIQERRNEPQNDMFSRLVAAEIQREDGGVESLEDFEIAGFATLLGGAGAETVTKLVGNAVVEFARHPEQWQKLLDDRSKIPAAVEELLRYEPPVHYNVRRSMREVNLHGVTIPEGKPVFLLQASAHRDPDAFTDPDTFDIDRDRTEAQNLGFGYGVHSCLGAALARMETAIAIERLLDRMPRYEVLWGQCERVAMQNVAGWSHVPVRVL from the coding sequence ATGACCGCATCGAAGGTCGTCTTCGACCCGTTCTCCGAGGAGTACTTCAACGGGCCCTGGGACATCTACCGGCGCATGCGCGAGGAAACGCCCGTCTATTACAACGAGGCGGAGGACTTCTACGCGTTGTCCCGCCACGAGGACGTCGCGGCGGCCTATAAGGATTTTGCGACCTACTCCTCGGCGTACGGCCTCGACCTCGCGATGGTCCGGTCCGGTGAGCCGCCCCCCATGAAGATGATCATCCTCATGGACCCACCCGAGCACCGCCACATGCGCAGCCTGGTCAACAAGGTGTTCACCCCGCGTGCGATCGAGGCGATGCGTCCGATGGTGACCGAGACGATCGACCGCTACCTGAACGCGGCCGACCCCGCGAGCTTCGATGTCGTACAGGACTTCTCGGCGTACTTCCCAGTCGACATCATCACAACGATGCTCGGTGTCCCCGAGGACAAGCGCCAGCAAGTCCGTGAGTGGGTGGACACTTCGCTCCATCGCGAACCGGGCCAGATCGACATGTCTGAGGAGGGCATGGCGGCCATCGCGGAAGCCATGGGTCTGTACTTCCAGCTGATCCAGGAACGCCGCAACGAACCGCAAAACGATATGTTCAGCCGGCTGGTCGCTGCCGAGATCCAGCGTGAGGACGGTGGGGTCGAGTCACTCGAAGACTTCGAGATCGCGGGATTCGCCACGCTTCTCGGGGGTGCCGGCGCCGAAACGGTCACGAAATTGGTCGGCAACGCCGTGGTCGAGTTCGCGCGCCACCCCGAACAGTGGCAGAAGCTGCTCGACGATCGCAGCAAGATCCCCGCCGCGGTCGAGGAGCTTCTGCGCTACGAACCACCGGTGCATTACAACGTCCGCCGATCGATGCGCGAGGTCAACCTCCACGGTGTCACGATCCCCGAGGGCAAACCCGTGTTCCTGCTTCAGGCTTCGGCACACCGCGATCCGGACGCGTTCACCGATCCTGACACTTTCGACATCGATCGCGACCGGACCGAGGCACAGAACCTCGGCTTCGGGTACGGCGTGCACAGCTGCCTCGGCGCTGCGCTCGCCCGGATGGAGACCGCGATCGCAATCGAGCGGCTATTGGACCGCATGCCGCGGTACGAAGTGCTGTGGGGCCAGTGCGAGCGTGTCGCCATGCAGAACGTCGCCGGCTGGTCACACGTTCCGGTCCGCGTGCTTTAA
- a CDS encoding SDR family NAD(P)-dependent oxidoreductase, protein MTRVAVVTGGASGMGEATCHELGRRGHKVAVLDLNGEAAQRVAEELRAEGVTAFGVAADVSDRTAVEEAFSKVRTELGPVHILVTSAGAVDFAPFTDISVQAWQRLIDVNLTGTFHCCQIAVPDMLEAGWGRIVMISSSSAQRGSPGMAHYAASKGALLSLTRSLAREYGPTGITVNNIPPSAIETPMQHAGQAAGHLPSNEQMAASVPLGHLGTGADIAAAVGFLCSEEAGFITGQTLGVNGGSVM, encoded by the coding sequence ATGACGCGGGTGGCGGTGGTGACCGGCGGCGCCTCTGGTATGGGCGAAGCGACGTGCCACGAGCTTGGCAGGCGTGGGCACAAGGTGGCTGTTCTCGACCTCAACGGCGAAGCGGCGCAACGGGTCGCCGAAGAGTTGCGCGCGGAGGGCGTCACGGCATTCGGGGTGGCCGCTGATGTCAGCGACCGCACCGCCGTTGAGGAAGCCTTCTCGAAGGTGCGCACCGAACTGGGCCCGGTGCACATCCTGGTAACCAGCGCGGGCGCCGTGGACTTCGCGCCGTTCACCGACATCAGCGTGCAGGCCTGGCAGCGACTGATCGACGTCAATCTCACGGGCACCTTCCACTGCTGTCAGATCGCGGTGCCGGACATGCTGGAAGCCGGCTGGGGCCGCATCGTCATGATCTCCTCGTCCAGCGCGCAGCGCGGATCGCCGGGGATGGCGCATTACGCCGCGTCGAAAGGCGCGCTGTTGTCACTGACCAGATCGCTTGCGCGGGAATACGGTCCGACGGGTATCACCGTCAACAACATTCCGCCGTCGGCGATCGAGACGCCGATGCAGCACGCGGGACAGGCGGCCGGACACCTTCCCTCGAACGAGCAGATGGCCGCGAGCGTCCCGCTCGGCCACCTGGGCACCGGTGCCGACATCGCCGCCGCCGTCGGCTTCCTGTGTTCCGAAGAGGCCGGTTTCATCACCGGCCAGACGCTGGGTGTCAACGGCGGGTCGGTGATGTGA
- a CDS encoding ferredoxin--NADP reductase, with the protein MGDNNGADGFAPLRVKRVVRETSDAVSLVLGVPDHCSARFRYRAGQFLTLRVNVDGQDLRRCYSMSSAPVEDELRITVKRDPGGVVSNWLNDAATEGVEIHAAPPEGRFCLRDNGDEIVAFAGGSGITPIMSLMRTALSGSSRRIRLFYANRNRDSVIFDEALARLAEQHADRLAVAHHIDDDNGVVTPEAVRTFLEDAGAADYYICGPRPFMDTVEAAVRESGVPSQRVHLERFTVDPVPADVGNSSTETTETVVIELDGKKTTADYRSGNTLLQTARMSGLRAPSSCETGSCGTCMARIVTGSARMLNNDALDDDEVAEGWVLTCQSLPTSQTVHVVYE; encoded by the coding sequence ATGGGCGACAACAACGGAGCCGACGGATTCGCGCCGTTACGCGTCAAGCGGGTCGTGCGCGAGACCAGCGACGCCGTTTCCCTGGTGCTGGGTGTGCCCGACCACTGCTCGGCACGGTTCCGGTATCGGGCAGGCCAGTTCCTGACGCTGCGGGTCAATGTGGACGGTCAGGATCTGCGGCGCTGTTATTCGATGTCGTCGGCGCCGGTGGAAGACGAGCTTCGGATCACCGTCAAGCGCGATCCCGGCGGCGTGGTGTCCAACTGGCTCAACGACGCCGCCACCGAGGGTGTCGAGATCCATGCGGCGCCACCCGAGGGACGCTTCTGCCTACGCGACAACGGCGACGAGATCGTGGCGTTCGCGGGCGGCAGCGGCATCACGCCGATCATGTCGCTCATGCGGACGGCCCTGAGCGGATCGTCGCGTCGTATTCGGCTGTTCTACGCCAATCGCAATCGCGATTCGGTGATTTTCGACGAGGCGCTCGCTCGACTTGCCGAGCAGCACGCCGACCGTCTGGCGGTCGCGCACCACATCGATGACGACAACGGTGTGGTGACTCCCGAAGCGGTACGGACTTTCCTCGAAGATGCCGGTGCGGCCGACTACTACATCTGCGGCCCGCGTCCCTTCATGGACACCGTCGAGGCTGCGGTGCGGGAATCCGGTGTGCCGTCGCAGCGTGTGCACCTCGAGCGCTTCACGGTCGACCCGGTGCCTGCCGACGTCGGCAACAGCTCCACGGAGACGACCGAAACGGTCGTCATCGAACTGGACGGCAAGAAGACGACCGCCGACTACCGGTCCGGCAACACGCTGCTGCAGACAGCGCGCATGTCCGGTTTGCGGGCGCCGTCGTCGTGCGAGACGGGTTCGTGCGGAACGTGTATGGCACGCATCGTCACCGGGAGTGCCCGGATGCTTAACAACGATGCACTCGATGACGACGAAGTGGCTGAAGGCTGGGTGCTGACGTGTCAGTCTCTACCTACCAGCCAAACAGTCCACGTGGTCTACGAGTGA
- a CDS encoding DUF1330 domain-containing protein: MPKAYILITEDVKDPAGMAEYGKLASQAMAGATLLSFDSKAEVIEGQWHGTQTVLLEFESEEAAKEWYYSDAYQEAAKLRQAAADCNGVILHGL; this comes from the coding sequence ATGCCCAAGGCGTACATCCTCATCACCGAGGACGTCAAGGATCCGGCCGGGATGGCGGAATACGGCAAGCTCGCGAGCCAGGCCATGGCCGGTGCCACGCTGTTGTCGTTCGACTCGAAGGCCGAGGTGATCGAAGGGCAGTGGCACGGTACCCAGACCGTGCTGCTGGAGTTCGAATCCGAAGAGGCAGCCAAGGAGTGGTACTACTCCGATGCCTACCAGGAGGCGGCCAAGCTGCGTCAGGCCGCCGCCGACTGCAACGGCGTCATCCTGCACGGCCTCTGA
- a CDS encoding aromatic ring-hydroxylating oxygenase subunit alpha produces MARFPKPPEGSWTEHYPQLGTGPVSYEDSVDPEFYEVERKAVFRRAWLNVGRVEQIPRKGTYFTKELKVVNTSIIVVRTTNGEVKAYHNICRHRGNKLVWNDMPLEETSGVCRQFTCKYHAWRYDLDGNLTFVQQEGEFFDLDKSRYGLVPVHCEVWEGFIFVNFAKTPEQSLRDFLGPMITDLEGYPFEKMTSRFYYRSEVKANWKLYMDAFQEFYHAPVLHANQSPTAYSKAAAEAGFEAPHYRIEGPHRLVSTSGIRAWEMADEMRKPIEDICQSGLFGPWDKPDLGEMPRGLNPAKCDPWGLDSFQLFPNFVILFWGQGWYLTYHYWPTSHNTHIFEGTVYFPAPRTPRERIAQELAAVSFKEYGLQDANTLEATQTMVESRVLDNFVLCDQEVLIRHLHTETAAWVEDYRRKTAGV; encoded by the coding sequence ATGGCGCGATTCCCTAAACCACCCGAAGGCAGTTGGACTGAGCACTATCCGCAACTGGGGACAGGTCCGGTGTCCTACGAGGACTCGGTTGACCCCGAGTTCTACGAAGTCGAGCGCAAGGCGGTTTTCCGGCGGGCGTGGCTGAACGTCGGTCGTGTCGAACAGATTCCGCGCAAGGGCACCTACTTCACCAAGGAACTAAAGGTCGTCAACACCTCCATCATTGTGGTGCGCACGACGAACGGAGAAGTCAAGGCGTATCACAACATCTGTCGCCACCGCGGCAACAAGCTGGTCTGGAACGACATGCCGCTGGAAGAGACCAGCGGGGTGTGCCGACAGTTCACCTGCAAGTACCACGCATGGCGCTACGACCTCGACGGCAACCTCACCTTCGTCCAGCAGGAGGGGGAGTTCTTCGACCTCGATAAGAGCCGATACGGCCTGGTGCCGGTGCATTGCGAGGTGTGGGAGGGCTTCATCTTCGTCAACTTCGCGAAGACACCCGAGCAGTCCCTGCGCGACTTCCTCGGGCCGATGATCACCGATCTCGAGGGTTATCCATTCGAGAAGATGACGTCGCGCTTCTACTACCGCTCCGAGGTCAAGGCCAACTGGAAGCTCTACATGGACGCGTTCCAGGAGTTCTATCACGCACCCGTACTGCACGCGAACCAATCGCCGACGGCCTACTCGAAGGCGGCGGCCGAAGCGGGGTTTGAGGCTCCCCATTACCGCATCGAAGGTCCGCACCGGTTGGTGAGCACGTCGGGTATCCGCGCGTGGGAGATGGCCGACGAAATGCGCAAGCCCATCGAAGACATCTGTCAGAGTGGGCTTTTCGGGCCGTGGGACAAGCCGGATCTGGGAGAGATGCCGAGAGGCCTCAATCCCGCGAAATGTGATCCGTGGGGGCTGGATTCGTTCCAGCTCTTCCCCAACTTCGTCATTCTGTTCTGGGGCCAGGGCTGGTACCTGACGTATCACTACTGGCCAACGTCGCACAACACGCACATCTTCGAGGGAACGGTGTACTTCCCGGCACCGCGGACGCCCCGCGAGCGGATCGCGCAGGAACTCGCCGCCGTGTCCTTCAAGGAGTACGGCCTGCAGGACGCCAACACCTTGGAGGCCACCCAGACGATGGTCGAATCACGCGTGCTCGACAACTTCGTCCTCTGCGATCAGGAGGTGCTCATCCGCCATCTCCATACCGAGACCGCGGCCTGGGTCGAGGACTATCGGCGCAAGACCGCGGGGGTGTGA
- a CDS encoding MarR family winged helix-turn-helix transcriptional regulator, translating to MEQTDNILWLLKQAWYFSLTTVNDAVSDHGVSTAQIGVLRQLATEPGLSGADLARRMLISPQGVQLALTALERRGLIVRKKDPQHGRILQAFLTDQGRDVAEAVVNDAIAAHDKVFGVLSKSEQQTLRDLLARVVEQGTGHELFDDHIGQ from the coding sequence GTGGAACAAACCGACAACATTCTCTGGCTGCTGAAGCAGGCCTGGTACTTCTCCTTGACGACGGTCAACGATGCGGTGAGCGACCACGGGGTGAGTACTGCGCAAATCGGTGTGTTGCGACAGTTGGCGACCGAGCCGGGTCTGTCCGGCGCCGACCTGGCACGGCGCATGCTGATCAGTCCCCAGGGTGTTCAACTCGCGCTGACCGCTCTCGAGCGACGTGGCCTGATCGTGCGAAAGAAGGATCCGCAACACGGCCGCATCCTGCAGGCATTTCTCACCGACCAGGGGCGTGATGTAGCCGAGGCTGTGGTCAACGACGCAATCGCCGCGCACGACAAGGTTTTCGGGGTACTGAGCAAGTCCGAGCAGCAGACGCTGCGCGACCTGCTGGCGCGCGTCGTCGAACAGGGCACCGGGCACGAATTGTTCGACGATCACATCGGACAGTAG
- a CDS encoding cytochrome P450 translates to MTEDLTSVDFFRDSRLTDDPFPFYEALRNKCPVTREDHYGVTMVTGWQEAVDVYNDAETFSSCLSVTGPFPGFPVPLEGDDVTDLIVKHRDEIPFSDQLPTLDPPTHTNHRALLMRLITPKRLKENEDAMWQLADDILDDFLAPGEGEFIKGFAGPFTLRVIADLLGVPDEDRDDLLERLARGTHGSSVGNADKTMNKTPLEYLYEVFATYIEDRRAEPRDDVLTGLATASFPDGSMPEVADVVRVATNVFSAGQETTVRLLSTALKVIGDQPDIQRRLREDRSLLGNFIEECLRIESPVKGDFRLSRVPVTVGDQELGAGCTLMVINGAANRDPRRFEDPDTFDPDRKNARQHLAFGRGIHSCPGAPLARAETRVGLERLLDRTTDIRISEKHHGPVSNRNYQYIPTYILRGLTQLHIEFDVR, encoded by the coding sequence ATGACGGAGGACCTCACCTCGGTCGATTTCTTCCGGGACAGTCGACTGACGGATGACCCGTTTCCGTTCTACGAGGCACTTCGCAACAAGTGCCCCGTCACCCGTGAGGATCACTACGGCGTGACGATGGTGACCGGCTGGCAGGAGGCCGTCGACGTCTACAACGACGCGGAGACGTTCTCGTCGTGCCTGTCGGTGACCGGCCCGTTTCCCGGGTTCCCGGTTCCCCTCGAAGGGGACGACGTCACCGACCTGATCGTGAAGCACCGCGACGAGATCCCGTTCAGCGATCAGCTGCCGACGCTGGACCCCCCGACGCATACGAATCACCGCGCGTTGTTGATGCGGTTGATCACGCCCAAGCGCCTCAAGGAGAACGAGGACGCGATGTGGCAGCTCGCCGACGACATCCTCGACGACTTCCTGGCACCGGGCGAGGGTGAGTTCATCAAGGGCTTCGCCGGTCCGTTCACGTTGCGCGTCATCGCCGATCTGCTGGGTGTGCCCGACGAGGACCGCGACGACCTCCTCGAGCGGCTCGCGCGCGGCACCCACGGAAGCTCGGTGGGCAACGCCGACAAGACGATGAACAAGACTCCGCTGGAATACCTGTATGAGGTCTTCGCCACGTACATCGAGGACCGGCGGGCCGAGCCGCGCGATGACGTGCTGACGGGACTGGCCACCGCGTCGTTCCCGGACGGCTCGATGCCCGAGGTCGCTGACGTCGTGCGGGTGGCCACCAATGTCTTCTCGGCAGGGCAGGAAACCACGGTGCGGCTGCTCAGCACGGCGCTCAAGGTGATCGGCGACCAGCCCGACATTCAGCGTCGGCTGCGCGAAGATCGCAGTCTCCTCGGCAATTTCATCGAGGAGTGCCTGCGCATAGAGAGCCCGGTCAAAGGCGATTTCCGATTGTCACGGGTGCCGGTGACCGTCGGTGACCAAGAGCTCGGGGCCGGCTGCACGCTGATGGTGATCAACGGGGCGGCCAACCGCGACCCGCGGCGTTTCGAGGATCCGGACACCTTCGATCCCGACCGCAAGAACGCCCGCCAGCACCTGGCCTTCGGCCGCGGCATCCACAGCTGTCCCGGCGCTCCGCTGGCACGTGCCGAAACGCGCGTCGGGCTCGAGCGTCTGCTCGATCGCACCACCGACATTCGCATCAGCGAGAAACACCACGGCCCGGTGAGCAATCGGAACTATCAGTACATCCCGACGTACATCCTGCGCGGGCTCACCCAGCTGCATATCGAGTTCGACGTCCGATGA
- a CDS encoding metal-dependent hydrolase family protein: MTPRITVLRGARWADVEAGEVRSPAVIVVEGDRILAVNPVDLPPNPDEDIDLGDVTLLPGLMDMELNLLIGGPGGPEGLPSPMHGVQDDPAYRTLRGAVNARTTLEAGFTTVRNLGLMVKTGGYLLDVALQRAIDQGWHIGPRIYPAGHAVTPYGGHLDPTVFQRLAPGIMPLSVAEGIANGVDEVRACVRYQVRHGAKLIKVSASGGVMSHSTAPGAQQYSDDEFAAIADEAHRAGVRVAAHAVGDSAIRACIRAGIDCIEHGFLATDDTIKLMADTGTFLVSTTYLTEAMAVDRIAPELRKKAEVVFPQAQAMLPKAIAAGVRIACGTDAPAIPHGQNAKELCALVSRGMTPMQALRAATITSAELIEADGELGRLAAGYLADIVAVPDDPSRDIAVTLDVGFVMKNGVVYKR; this comes from the coding sequence GTGACACCTCGGATCACCGTCCTGCGTGGCGCGCGCTGGGCCGACGTCGAGGCCGGCGAGGTCCGCTCGCCTGCCGTGATCGTCGTGGAGGGTGACCGCATCCTTGCCGTCAATCCAGTTGACCTGCCGCCGAATCCGGACGAGGACATCGACCTGGGCGACGTGACCCTGCTGCCGGGCCTGATGGACATGGAGCTCAACCTGCTCATCGGCGGTCCGGGCGGTCCGGAAGGGCTGCCGAGCCCCATGCACGGCGTGCAGGACGACCCCGCGTACCGGACGTTGCGCGGGGCGGTCAACGCGCGCACCACACTGGAGGCCGGTTTCACCACGGTCCGCAACCTGGGGTTGATGGTGAAAACGGGCGGCTATCTGCTGGACGTCGCGCTGCAACGTGCGATCGATCAGGGGTGGCACATCGGTCCACGCATCTACCCCGCGGGGCATGCGGTGACCCCGTACGGCGGGCACCTCGACCCGACGGTGTTCCAGCGCCTGGCCCCGGGCATCATGCCGCTGTCCGTCGCCGAGGGCATCGCCAACGGTGTGGACGAGGTTCGTGCGTGCGTCCGGTACCAGGTCAGGCATGGAGCGAAGCTGATCAAGGTGTCGGCGTCGGGGGGCGTGATGTCACACAGCACTGCACCGGGCGCCCAGCAGTACTCGGACGACGAATTCGCCGCGATCGCGGACGAAGCGCATCGCGCCGGGGTACGGGTGGCCGCGCATGCCGTGGGGGACAGCGCTATTCGCGCCTGCATCCGCGCGGGAATCGACTGCATCGAGCACGGTTTCCTGGCCACCGACGACACCATCAAGCTGATGGCCGACACCGGCACGTTCCTGGTGTCGACCACCTACCTGACCGAGGCCATGGCGGTCGATCGAATCGCTCCCGAGCTTCGCAAAAAGGCCGAGGTGGTCTTCCCGCAGGCCCAGGCCATGTTGCCGAAGGCGATCGCGGCCGGTGTCCGCATCGCCTGCGGCACGGATGCGCCGGCGATTCCGCACGGGCAGAACGCAAAAGAACTGTGCGCGCTGGTATCCCGCGGGATGACGCCCATGCAGGCCTTGCGCGCGGCGACGATCACCAGCGCCGAACTCATCGAAGCCGACGGCGAGCTGGGACGTCTGGCCGCCGGCTATCTCGCCGACATCGTTGCCGTACCGGACGACCCGTCACGCGACATCGCCGTCACGCTGGATGTCGGGTTCGTCATGAAGAACGGCGTCGTCTACAAGCGCTAG
- a CDS encoding emopamil-binding protein has translation MMASTFEHEPNFAQPWASHRARIYLAVAIFTAAVFVLMTIGVTVGLTPPSFTVDVIANLLFGIPVILLPFVILWDAPGENRTRLDKAAELTLFYLPYTAFSQIGYELMFLIGHPLGMWTPTTDPGWKWLWWQYGLADTRYVSGNPWMFALEVVGVTTGIVVITMWTRLIRPTLSTESRIRCLWVTFAGIAVLMSSTAVYFLAEVGAGFNDIGQGAYGLWFKFIGENIPFIVLPPLVLYSIHLQIDYLTRRAGALRPTQQHVTAT, from the coding sequence ATGATGGCGAGCACCTTTGAACACGAACCGAATTTCGCCCAGCCGTGGGCATCCCATCGAGCGAGGATCTATCTCGCAGTCGCGATCTTCACCGCCGCGGTCTTCGTATTGATGACCATCGGCGTGACTGTCGGGCTCACCCCCCCCTCCTTCACGGTCGACGTCATCGCGAATCTGCTGTTCGGAATCCCGGTAATCCTGCTGCCTTTCGTCATCCTCTGGGATGCACCGGGCGAGAATCGAACTCGGCTCGACAAGGCCGCCGAACTCACGCTCTTCTACCTGCCCTACACGGCCTTCAGCCAGATCGGGTACGAGCTGATGTTCTTAATAGGCCACCCGCTCGGAATGTGGACGCCGACCACCGACCCCGGCTGGAAGTGGCTGTGGTGGCAATACGGATTGGCCGACACCCGCTACGTCAGCGGCAACCCGTGGATGTTCGCGCTGGAGGTCGTCGGGGTCACCACCGGCATCGTCGTCATCACGATGTGGACGCGACTCATCCGGCCGACGCTGTCGACCGAGTCACGCATCCGGTGCCTATGGGTGACGTTCGCCGGCATCGCAGTGCTGATGAGCAGCACCGCGGTGTACTTCCTCGCCGAGGTGGGCGCCGGATTCAACGACATCGGCCAGGGCGCGTATGGGCTGTGGTTCAAGTTCATCGGTGAGAACATTCCGTTCATCGTCCTGCCGCCGCTGGTGCTGTATTCGATCCACCTTCAGATCGACTACCTGACCAGACGGGCGGGGGCGCTCAGGCCGACCCAACAGCACGTCACGGCAACTTGA
- a CDS encoding aromatic ring-hydroxylating oxygenase subunit alpha codes for MAKWPKPAEGSWTEHYPELGTGPISFRDSISPEFYELEREAVFKRAWLNVARVEELPRVGSYLTKEIEVAKTSVIVVRRKDQQIRAFYNVCRHRGNKLVWNDYPHEEVKGTCRQFTCKYHGWRYDLKGDLTFVQQEGEFFGLDTSQYGLKPVHCDVWNGFIFINFDHEPRWTLREFLGPMITALDDYPFEMMTERYEFEARNNSNWKIFADAFQEYYHVPSLHSQQVPSAVRQPNQTFECGHFQIDGPHRLVSTAGTRRWLLDPEFMYPVERVTRSGLVGPWRTPETHHSAGLNPGGIEPWGITNFQIFPNLEILIYHGWYLLYRYWPTSHNTHKFEAYNAFHPARTVRERIEHEVASVVLKEFALQDAGMLGGTQAALEYGLDEPIVNDYPLSDQEILVRHLHKVAVDWVEEYQAERMPEPEARMGHGVGVGS; via the coding sequence ATGGCTAAGTGGCCCAAACCGGCCGAGGGTAGCTGGACGGAGCATTACCCGGAACTGGGCACCGGACCGATCTCGTTCCGCGACTCGATCTCACCGGAGTTCTACGAACTCGAGCGCGAAGCGGTCTTCAAGCGCGCCTGGCTCAATGTTGCTCGCGTCGAGGAACTGCCGCGGGTCGGCAGCTACCTCACCAAGGAGATCGAGGTCGCCAAGACGTCGGTGATCGTCGTCAGGCGCAAAGACCAGCAGATCCGAGCCTTCTACAACGTCTGCCGTCACCGTGGAAACAAGTTGGTGTGGAACGACTATCCCCACGAGGAGGTCAAAGGCACCTGCCGCCAGTTCACGTGTAAGTACCACGGGTGGCGTTACGACCTCAAGGGTGATCTGACGTTCGTGCAACAGGAGGGCGAGTTCTTCGGACTGGACACCTCGCAGTACGGATTGAAACCCGTGCACTGCGACGTGTGGAATGGTTTCATCTTCATCAATTTCGACCATGAACCTCGGTGGACGCTGCGTGAATTCCTCGGCCCCATGATCACCGCGCTGGACGACTATCCATTCGAGATGATGACGGAGCGTTACGAATTCGAAGCGCGGAACAACAGCAACTGGAAGATCTTCGCCGACGCGTTCCAGGAGTACTACCACGTGCCGTCGCTGCATTCGCAGCAGGTGCCCAGCGCCGTTCGTCAACCCAACCAGACGTTCGAGTGCGGACATTTCCAGATCGACGGACCCCACCGCCTGGTCTCGACGGCGGGTACTCGCCGGTGGCTGCTCGACCCGGAGTTCATGTATCCCGTCGAGCGGGTCACCCGAAGCGGACTCGTGGGTCCGTGGCGTACCCCTGAGACGCATCATTCGGCCGGCCTGAATCCGGGCGGTATCGAGCCGTGGGGCATCACCAATTTCCAGATCTTCCCGAACCTCGAGATCCTGATCTACCACGGGTGGTACCTGCTGTATCGCTACTGGCCGACGTCGCACAACACCCATAAGTTCGAGGCGTACAACGCATTTCATCCCGCACGTACGGTGCGCGAGCGCATCGAGCACGAGGTCGCGTCCGTGGTGCTCAAGGAATTCGCGCTGCAGGATGCGGGCATGCTCGGCGGCACCCAGGCGGCGCTCGAATACGGCCTGGACGAGCCGATAGTCAACGACTACCCGCTGTCGGATCAGGAGATCCTCGTCCGCCATCTGCACAAGGTGGCCGTCGACTGGGTGGAGGAGTACCAGGCCGAACGCATGCCCGAGCCGGAGGCGAGAATGGGCCACGGGGTGGGGGTCGGATCATGA